In Fluviicola taffensis DSM 16823, the following are encoded in one genomic region:
- the gloA2 gene encoding SMU1112c/YaeR family gloxylase I-like metalloprotein → MLKSIHHIAIICSDYEKSKHFYTQILGFEILAENYRSERDSYKLDLLLNGVYLVELFSFPNPPNRISRPEASGLRHLAFSVADIENSMAELAQKNVSCEPIRIDDFTGKRFTFFADPDGLPIELVEI, encoded by the coding sequence ATGCTAAAATCCATTCATCATATAGCTATCATCTGTTCGGATTACGAAAAGTCGAAACATTTCTACACTCAAATCCTTGGTTTTGAGATTTTAGCAGAAAATTACCGATCAGAACGCGACTCCTATAAGTTAGATCTTCTTCTAAATGGTGTTTACTTGGTCGAATTGTTTTCTTTTCCAAACCCGCCCAATCGCATTTCAAGACCAGAAGCTAGTGGTCTGCGTCATTTAGCGTTTTCAGTAGCAGACATCGAAAATTCCATGGCAGAATTGGCTCAAAAAAACGTTTCGTGCGAACCTATCCGAATCGATGACTTTACAGGCAAACGCTTCACCTTCTTCGCCGATCCAGATGGATTGCCCATTGAGTTGGTAGAGATTTAA
- a CDS encoding DUF1266 domain-containing protein, which yields MGFFSKFLSAFKSIRLNEKNALNGYLLDHLLVGSMYAEQQSAYLNSYETGLNKSDILKLVETYWEISDQDQAIEILQSLHNRNEDENMDIVYKAFEDKENYVAILKSNLPDEEGVFEYYLDLFRKLNNIIPELIEQKIITTFSQIKKTKDSGWNYGRSVFLARCCYELGYLSENELKEYLAKSYTDLKKYCSTWQEYTTSYIVGRALWGGANNSGMVQIANDLLNNDNSPLKNKTYI from the coding sequence ATGGGATTTTTTTCAAAATTTTTAAGTGCATTTAAAAGCATCCGGTTAAACGAGAAAAATGCGTTAAATGGATATTTATTAGACCATTTACTCGTTGGGTCAATGTATGCCGAACAACAATCGGCATACTTGAATTCCTATGAAACTGGTTTAAACAAATCGGATATTCTTAAATTAGTTGAAACCTACTGGGAAATATCTGATCAAGATCAAGCGATTGAAATTCTTCAAAGTCTGCATAATAGAAATGAAGATGAAAATATGGATATCGTTTACAAAGCATTTGAAGATAAAGAAAATTATGTTGCCATTTTAAAATCAAACTTACCCGATGAAGAAGGAGTGTTTGAGTATTATTTAGACCTGTTCAGAAAGCTAAATAATATTATTCCGGAACTAATTGAACAAAAAATCATCACAACCTTCTCCCAAATAAAAAAGACAAAAGATAGCGGCTGGAACTATGGGAGAAGTGTTTTTTTAGCGCGTTGCTGTTATGAATTGGGATATCTTTCAGAAAATGAACTCAAAGAATATCTGGCAAAGTCTTATACGGATTTAAAAAAATATTGCAGTACCTGGCAAGAATACACCACGAGCTATATTGTTGGAAGAGCACTTTGGGGTGGTGCAAATAACAGTGGGATGGTGCAAATTGCAAATGACTTATTGAATAACGACAACAGTCCGCTTAAGAATAAAACATATATCTGA
- a CDS encoding WapI family immunity protein, which produces MTFTIQGEADYIKFTYNEVFGFPNETCHWGGYDSQVTLEIKSRNFRVIERFYTSTGELYEFAQRLKIANENIHGVVTFISYEGNLEFTMSYDKLGHVRIKGVFSEQNEFSNELIFEFNSDQSFVNRALEEISVITEKYGGMNGIKY; this is translated from the coding sequence ATGACTTTCACAATACAAGGAGAAGCAGATTACATAAAGTTTACATATAACGAGGTCTTTGGATTTCCAAATGAAACATGTCATTGGGGTGGATATGATTCCCAAGTGACTCTTGAAATCAAATCACGCAATTTCAGAGTAATTGAAAGATTCTATACTTCAACCGGAGAGCTCTATGAATTTGCTCAAAGATTGAAAATTGCAAATGAGAATATTCACGGAGTAGTGACCTTTATTTCTTATGAAGGAAATTTGGAATTCACAATGAGCTATGATAAGTTGGGACATGTAAGAATTAAAGGAGTATTCTCAGAGCAGAATGAATTTTCCAATGAATTAATCTTCGAGTTCAATTCTGATCAATCATTTGTAAATAGAGCTTTAGAAGAAATTTCTGTGATCACTGAAAAATATGGTGGAATGAATGGAATAAAGTACTAA
- a CDS encoding sensor histidine kinase, whose amino-acid sequence MTNAIKNNSFRIYPWVFIPLIGLLYYTTLFLFSMTSDAAYGFDWFGVVVISFQLGVVWWLSQFVLNKLLKRGWKMNLRLFIFGVIAIVLLSECIFLTIRTIYVTIRYPEFSLFNWVLITVTLLDSLLKGIMVMSFLFSLQFFKRWRLENEENERLKRNELELQNRALKSQLNPHFLFNNLNTLSGLIRQDPVIANEFLKEMSDMYRYILKTAETDVVPLIEEVQFAESYTHLLKKRFGKNFNYSIEVNDYDYVIPPISLHLLLENVVKHNRIDAECPMHFTIKQQEGLLFVENTINRKNHVDSTKKGLQLLTEQYTFLTNKTIEIREDSNLFSVKLPLLKLIG is encoded by the coding sequence ATGACAAACGCAATCAAAAATAACAGCTTTCGCATTTACCCATGGGTATTTATTCCATTAATTGGGTTATTGTACTACACTACATTATTCTTGTTTTCGATGACGAGCGATGCCGCTTATGGTTTCGATTGGTTCGGGGTAGTCGTCATTTCATTTCAATTGGGGGTTGTTTGGTGGCTTTCTCAATTTGTACTCAATAAGTTGCTAAAAAGAGGCTGGAAGATGAATCTTCGATTGTTTATTTTTGGTGTGATCGCAATTGTCCTATTAAGCGAATGTATCTTCTTGACCATAAGAACTATCTACGTTACAATCAGGTATCCGGAATTTTCATTGTTCAATTGGGTGTTGATTACAGTTACCTTGCTTGATAGTCTATTAAAAGGAATTATGGTTATGAGCTTTTTGTTCAGTCTCCAATTTTTCAAACGATGGCGGCTTGAAAACGAAGAAAATGAACGATTGAAACGAAACGAATTGGAGCTTCAGAACAGAGCATTAAAAAGTCAACTCAATCCGCATTTTCTATTCAATAATCTGAATACATTGTCCGGACTAATCCGACAGGATCCAGTGATTGCAAATGAATTTTTAAAAGAAATGTCAGACATGTACCGCTACATTTTAAAAACAGCTGAAACGGATGTTGTTCCGTTGATTGAAGAGGTGCAATTTGCCGAAAGCTACACCCATTTGCTCAAAAAACGCTTCGGTAAAAACTTCAATTACTCCATAGAAGTCAACGATTACGATTATGTCATTCCGCCCATTTCCCTGCATTTATTGTTAGAGAATGTTGTCAAACACAATCGGATTGATGCCGAATGTCCGATGCACTTTACGATTAAACAACAGGAAGGATTATTGTTTGTTGAGAATACCATCAACCGAAAAAACCACGTAGATTCTACAAAAAAAGGACTTCAGCTATTAACCGAACAATACACATTTCTTACAAACAAAACCATCGAAATCCGCGAAGACAGTAACTTGTTTTCGGTTAAACTACCTTTACTGAAATTAATAGGATGA
- a CDS encoding BtrH N-terminal domain-containing protein — translation MKIEKIKPFDGQHCETTATGTLLRQLDIELSEPMLFGLGEGLGFIFWNMKSMNFPFIGGRVKPDVLTENIARNLNLELTVKETASTQKAWDNVKELIDNGQVVGLKLDCFHLQYFSRPFHFAGHYTAIYGYDNENAFLVDTKQQGGEVKTTLKSLALARAEKGPMSSKNLYYTLCNTDKTFYLKSAIITAIRNNATEHINPPITNIGYKGILKASTEIIKWFKTSKDIENDFKTSAMLMEKAGTGGALFRNLYRDFLKESYDLLKLDKLRTGHEAFVEIAELWTSVSQLFEEVSKTKDFKYIQQASDILKTISDKEKKTMEILATI, via the coding sequence ATGAAAATAGAAAAAATAAAACCGTTTGACGGACAACATTGCGAAACAACAGCGACAGGAACTTTATTACGTCAACTTGATATTGAACTTTCCGAACCAATGTTATTTGGTTTAGGCGAAGGACTTGGATTTATCTTTTGGAATATGAAATCAATGAATTTTCCTTTCATTGGTGGACGAGTAAAACCTGACGTTTTAACTGAAAATATTGCAAGAAATCTAAACCTCGAATTAACAGTTAAAGAAACAGCATCAACTCAAAAGGCTTGGGACAACGTTAAAGAACTTATTGACAATGGACAAGTAGTTGGTTTAAAATTAGACTGTTTCCATTTGCAATATTTTTCCCGACCATTTCATTTTGCAGGACATTATACTGCAATTTATGGTTATGACAATGAAAACGCTTTTTTGGTGGATACAAAACAGCAAGGTGGAGAGGTTAAAACAACTTTGAAAAGTTTAGCGTTAGCAAGAGCAGAAAAAGGTCCAATGTCATCTAAAAATTTGTATTACACTTTGTGTAATACAGACAAAACATTTTACTTAAAGTCTGCAATAATTACTGCAATTAGAAATAATGCTACCGAACATATAAACCCTCCAATTACAAATATTGGTTATAAAGGAATTTTGAAAGCAAGCACAGAAATAATCAAATGGTTTAAGACAAGTAAAGATATTGAAAATGATTTTAAAACATCTGCAATGCTTATGGAAAAAGCAGGAACAGGTGGAGCATTATTTAGAAATTTGTACCGAGATTTTTTAAAAGAGAGTTATGACTTACTGAAACTTGACAAACTAAGAACAGGACACGAAGCATTTGTAGAAATTGCAGAACTTTGGACTTCGGTTTCACAATTATTTGAGGAAGTGAGTAAAACAAAAGACTTTAAATATATTCAACAAGCATCAGACATTTTAAAAACAATATCAGACAAAGAAAAAAAGACAATGGAAATATTGGCGACAATATAG
- a CDS encoding RNA-directed DNA polymerase, translating to MSLPKEHTAETKRLLKKIPKDKIAKWLLEEGYYPEQYIIPPCFRVKKFDLKTSPYFAVDNTIPGQPKFEPEKEDLLNISFPKTTLTDRTFGIIAPKIYHDIVWYLIDNWETILKSLFKTNNKIHSYSFPIPITSKNEGELGNLRAGRMIYEFLEMGENDLVSEAYNYKYVLKSDIKNFYPSIYTHSIAWAIHTKEVIRKKGNRSNFNDYVGLILDKLFQYSNDGCTNGIAIGPAISDLIAEIILSAVDTECSKILTEKGIDFIGVRFKDDYRFLCQSKQDANLIIKTLQKQMSFFNLTLNESKSQVQELPEGLFREWTAEYQTYSLRYKKKIGYKRFESSFRGTLKVDKKYEGTGVVDRFLSELYTKKRELKFNFKDKDLLKAISLLLMLKERRNKSFPQILGIIEKIIEQNKGKVRINSKISLTIEKLLTEKLKSIDDNQYDLLWLIYFLKSLNLTTIPFPKKINSQLLKSLQRNSLEFFKPIPTDIKLFDTIKKPGSNINLLEHLAIFKNEIDE from the coding sequence ATGAGTTTACCAAAAGAGCATACAGCCGAAACCAAAAGACTCCTAAAGAAAATACCTAAAGATAAAATTGCAAAATGGCTTTTGGAAGAAGGTTATTATCCAGAACAATATATTATTCCTCCGTGTTTTAGAGTAAAGAAATTTGACTTGAAAACGTCTCCTTATTTCGCAGTTGATAACACCATACCTGGACAGCCAAAATTTGAACCTGAAAAAGAAGACTTATTAAATATTTCTTTCCCAAAAACAACCCTGACGGATAGAACTTTTGGAATAATCGCTCCAAAAATATACCATGATATTGTCTGGTATCTTATTGATAATTGGGAAACAATTTTAAAATCCTTATTTAAGACTAATAATAAAATACACTCATATAGCTTTCCGATTCCAATAACATCTAAAAATGAAGGTGAATTAGGAAACTTAAGAGCTGGTAGAATGATCTATGAATTTTTAGAAATGGGAGAAAATGACCTCGTTTCCGAAGCATATAATTATAAGTACGTATTAAAATCAGACATTAAGAATTTTTATCCTTCAATTTACACCCACAGCATCGCTTGGGCAATTCACACAAAAGAAGTTATTAGAAAAAAAGGGAACAGGAGTAATTTCAATGATTATGTTGGTTTAATACTAGATAAGCTTTTCCAATATTCAAATGATGGATGCACAAATGGAATTGCAATTGGACCTGCTATTTCGGATTTAATTGCAGAAATTATTTTAAGTGCTGTTGATACAGAATGTTCAAAAATATTAACCGAAAAAGGAATAGATTTTATAGGTGTTCGATTCAAGGATGATTATCGGTTTTTATGTCAATCTAAGCAAGATGCAAACTTGATTATAAAAACTTTGCAGAAACAGATGTCCTTTTTCAATCTGACACTTAATGAGAGTAAGTCACAAGTACAGGAGCTGCCGGAAGGATTGTTTAGAGAATGGACAGCAGAATATCAAACATATTCATTGAGATACAAAAAGAAAATTGGTTATAAACGTTTTGAAAGTTCATTTCGCGGAACTCTAAAGGTTGATAAAAAATATGAAGGCACAGGTGTCGTTGACCGTTTCTTATCTGAATTATACACGAAAAAGCGTGAACTCAAATTTAATTTTAAGGATAAAGATTTGCTAAAAGCAATCAGTCTCTTATTAATGTTAAAAGAACGAAGAAATAAATCATTTCCACAGATTCTTGGGATTATTGAAAAGATTATTGAACAGAATAAAGGTAAGGTAAGAATTAACTCTAAAATAAGTTTAACAATCGAAAAATTGCTAACCGAAAAACTTAAAAGCATCGATGATAATCAATACGATTTATTATGGTTGATTTATTTTTTAAAGTCATTGAATTTAACCACAATTCCTTTCCCAAAAAAGATCAATTCACAATTACTAAAAAGTTTACAACGTAATAGTCTAGAGTTTTTTAAACCAATCCCAACTGATATAAAACTATTTGACACAATCAAGAAGCCTGGAAGCAATATTAATCTTTTAGAGCACTTAGCAATATTTAAAAATGAAATTGACGAATAA
- the rfaD gene encoding ADP-glyceromanno-heptose 6-epimerase → MIVITGAAGFIGSCIVGTLNSKGINNLILVDDFSKTEKGSNLEGKLFAAMIQRNDFNQWMSEFGDEVTCVLHIGARTDTTEFDKSIFDELNVNYSKMVWNHCVKFQIPLVYASSAATYGLGELGYDDNEATMPDLQPLNPYGWSKQWFDMWALEQTETPPHWYGLKFFNVYGPNEYHKARMASVIFHTFNQVKEHGSMKLFRSHNPNYTDGGQMRDFVYVKDLVSVIEFLMKGTAKSGIYNLGSGKARTFLDLATNTFKALGKEPQISFIDTPADIRDKYQYFTEANMQKLIDQGYDIPFHTLEEGVEDYVKNYLVGTKYV, encoded by the coding sequence ATGATTGTCATTACAGGAGCAGCAGGTTTTATTGGAAGTTGTATCGTTGGAACTTTAAATAGCAAAGGAATCAACAACTTAATTTTGGTGGATGATTTTTCCAAAACCGAAAAAGGTTCCAATTTAGAAGGAAAGCTCTTTGCTGCGATGATTCAGCGTAATGACTTCAACCAATGGATGAGCGAATTTGGCGATGAAGTAACTTGTGTTTTGCACATTGGCGCTAGAACCGATACCACAGAATTTGACAAATCAATCTTCGATGAGTTGAATGTGAACTATTCGAAAATGGTTTGGAATCACTGTGTGAAGTTTCAAATTCCGTTGGTGTATGCAAGTTCTGCAGCTACTTATGGTTTGGGTGAATTGGGTTATGATGACAACGAAGCAACGATGCCAGACTTGCAACCTTTGAATCCTTACGGATGGTCGAAACAATGGTTTGATATGTGGGCTTTGGAGCAAACAGAAACCCCACCACATTGGTACGGACTGAAGTTCTTCAATGTGTACGGTCCGAATGAATACCACAAAGCGCGCATGGCTTCGGTGATTTTCCATACGTTCAATCAGGTGAAAGAACACGGATCCATGAAATTATTCCGCTCACACAATCCCAATTATACAGATGGAGGTCAAATGCGCGATTTTGTTTATGTGAAAGATTTGGTTTCAGTCATCGAATTTTTAATGAAAGGAACTGCAAAATCTGGAATTTACAACTTGGGTTCTGGAAAAGCGCGCACTTTCTTGGATTTGGCAACAAACACTTTCAAGGCATTGGGGAAAGAACCTCAAATTTCATTCATCGATACGCCAGCAGATATCCGCGACAAATATCAGTATTTCACAGAAGCGAATATGCAGAAGCTGATAGATCAAGGGTATGATATTCCATTCCACACTTTAGAAGAAGGCGTGGAAGATTATGTGAAGAATTACTTGGTTGGAACAAAGTATGTTTAG
- the gwsG gene encoding grasp-with-spasm system ATP-grasp peptide maturase — MKVLLVFSVDHDWSTHRVLDWCYSFNIKPIIIDSSELDLFITSVTIDQDQNSFKIDYKNESISSDDLIGYWYRRSSPLEIEKWKFKDLTPEFFEFVVQELRYFNSGFFHLLKKIKGINNLNSAVMDKTKALLLAKEHGIKIPSTHYVTNSKRFAEILASGKTYITKPIYNMTKISTEDVNYLQYTELVDPNEVPNVEAIFPTLLQEQINKQLELRVFYLDEKIYPMAIFSQEAQQTSLDFRRYLSDRPNRTVPYYIDDNLKSKIIKLMNDLELNSGSLDFILSDEDELVFLEVNPVGQFGMVSGPCNYYLEKKIVEYFMN; from the coding sequence ATGAAAGTACTTTTGGTTTTTTCTGTTGATCATGATTGGTCAACTCATCGTGTTCTTGATTGGTGTTACTCTTTCAATATTAAACCAATAATAATTGACTCTTCAGAGTTGGATTTATTTATTACATCTGTAACTATTGACCAAGACCAAAATTCGTTTAAAATTGATTACAAAAATGAATCAATTTCAAGTGATGATCTTATTGGTTATTGGTATCGAAGATCGTCTCCATTAGAAATAGAAAAATGGAAGTTTAAAGACTTAACACCAGAATTTTTTGAATTTGTTGTTCAGGAGCTACGTTATTTTAATAGTGGATTTTTTCATCTGTTAAAAAAAATCAAAGGAATAAACAACTTGAATTCTGCCGTAATGGATAAAACGAAGGCGCTCCTATTAGCGAAAGAACACGGAATCAAAATTCCATCAACTCATTACGTTACTAATTCAAAACGCTTTGCAGAAATATTGGCTTCTGGTAAAACATACATTACTAAGCCAATTTATAATATGACTAAAATATCAACGGAAGATGTCAATTATTTGCAGTATACAGAACTTGTTGATCCCAATGAAGTCCCCAATGTGGAGGCGATATTTCCAACATTGTTGCAAGAACAGATAAATAAACAACTTGAATTAAGAGTGTTTTATTTGGATGAAAAGATTTATCCAATGGCAATTTTTTCCCAAGAAGCACAACAGACATCTTTAGATTTTAGAAGATACTTGAGTGACAGGCCTAATAGAACAGTACCCTATTATATTGACGATAATCTGAAATCAAAAATCATTAAATTAATGAACGATTTGGAACTCAATAGTGGTTCTTTGGATTTTATCTTATCTGATGAAGATGAACTTGTATTTCTGGAAGTTAATCCAGTTGGTCAATTTGGTATGGTATCAGGACCATGCAACTATTATCTTGAAAAGAAAATAGTTGAATATTTTATGAATTAA
- a CDS encoding CPBP family intramembrane glutamic endopeptidase, which yields MLEKFRTLYEEKLTVKLITVFLVVLASLAILIPIVQLALLFGVDLMNNNGVRMKVDFGNVFFFFLFGASSIGIIWLAQKYLHKRTLADLGFRTKILTLFFIGFLVGVLMVGLEYLVLGMSASEVKFVSVIPSNSSIPVYIGYYIYFFFGMLIWNSLIEELGCRAYPIEALRKHLNPHIIFTLMGVLFTLGHFVVRDFDISYAISLFITSYALSGIYYYSGSIWLVIGVHTGMNWFGFSFGGNVDNWKLGALVRIEIQDIPTWIFYTTGPLIGIGVFLLVRVAHKKGLFKKNL from the coding sequence ATGCTAGAGAAATTTAGAACCCTTTACGAAGAAAAACTAACCGTTAAATTAATAACCGTATTCCTGGTTGTTTTGGCTTCACTAGCGATACTGATTCCTATCGTTCAGCTCGCCCTACTGTTTGGAGTAGATCTGATGAATAACAACGGTGTTCGAATGAAGGTTGATTTTGGCAACGTCTTTTTCTTCTTTCTTTTTGGTGCGAGTTCCATTGGAATCATTTGGTTGGCACAGAAATATCTGCACAAAAGAACACTCGCTGATCTCGGCTTCAGAACCAAAATTTTAACCCTTTTCTTCATTGGTTTTCTGGTAGGCGTGTTGATGGTTGGATTGGAATACTTGGTGCTGGGAATGAGTGCCAGTGAGGTCAAATTCGTATCTGTAATCCCCAGCAACAGTTCCATACCTGTGTATATTGGCTATTACATCTATTTCTTTTTTGGGATGTTAATCTGGAACTCGCTCATTGAGGAATTGGGCTGTCGGGCTTATCCTATTGAAGCACTTCGGAAACACCTAAATCCCCACATCATTTTCACACTAATGGGAGTTCTTTTTACGTTGGGTCATTTTGTTGTTCGCGATTTCGACATCTCTTATGCGATAAGCTTGTTTATAACCTCCTACGCCTTGTCAGGGATTTACTATTATTCCGGTTCCATTTGGTTGGTTATTGGAGTTCATACCGGCATGAATTGGTTTGGTTTTTCCTTTGGTGGAAATGTAGACAATTGGAAATTGGGAGCATTGGTCCGAATTGAAATTCAGGATATCCCAACATGGATTTTTTACACTACAGGTCCACTCATTGGAATAGGTGTATTCTTGCTTGTGAGAGTTGCCCATAAAAAAGGTCTTTTCAAAAAAAATCTGTAA
- a CDS encoding LytR/AlgR family response regulator transcription factor, with protein MNVLIIEDEESAFENLKRILLEIDPSINIVFWLQSVEQSIHWFETNDFPDLIFLDIQLSDDLSFKIFESVEVTSPIVFTTAFDEYAIKAFELNSIDYILKPISKSSIEKSITKYKSHINRSSISYNNLLQDLKFVSINPSYKERFLVNKADELVIVPTANISYFFKDNDTYIVLKNGDRYAVKFTLDELIHLLDPIQFYRVNRQLIVSIHAISKITFWFKGKLKLRLIPEFDTTVFVSREGATKFKAWMDK; from the coding sequence ATGAATGTATTAATCATAGAAGATGAAGAAAGCGCTTTTGAAAACTTGAAGCGCATATTATTGGAAATTGATCCGTCGATTAACATCGTATTCTGGTTGCAGAGTGTGGAGCAATCCATCCATTGGTTCGAAACAAATGATTTTCCTGATCTCATCTTTTTAGACATTCAATTGAGTGATGATTTGAGCTTTAAAATCTTTGAATCTGTAGAAGTAACATCACCCATTGTATTTACAACTGCTTTCGATGAATACGCAATCAAAGCGTTCGAATTAAACAGTATCGATTACATTCTAAAGCCCATTTCAAAGAGCAGTATCGAAAAATCAATTACGAAGTACAAGTCGCATATAAATCGTTCTTCCATATCGTACAATAACTTACTTCAAGATTTAAAGTTCGTTTCAATCAATCCATCCTATAAAGAGCGATTTTTGGTCAACAAAGCAGATGAATTAGTAATCGTCCCAACCGCAAACATCTCCTATTTCTTTAAGGATAACGATACGTACATCGTATTAAAAAATGGCGATCGCTACGCTGTGAAATTCACGTTAGATGAGCTCATTCATTTATTAGACCCCATTCAATTCTATAGAGTCAATCGTCAACTAATTGTTAGCATACATGCCATATCTAAAATTACTTTTTGGTTCAAAGGGAAATTAAAATTGCGGCTGATTCCCGAATTTGATACTACTGTTTTTGTTAGTAGGGAAGGTGCCACAAAATTTAAAGCTTGGATGGACAAATAA